One window of the Bradysia coprophila strain Holo2 chromosome X unlocalized genomic scaffold, BU_Bcop_v1 contig_26, whole genome shotgun sequence genome contains the following:
- the LOC119069141 gene encoding translocator protein-like, with product MTILDDRKIQIAAAIIIPNLGGIVNGRITSQNLPWYATLNKPSFNPPNWVFAPVWTSLYAGMGYASYLVYRDGGGFSGRAQTALTLYGAHLILNHAWTPIFFKYHSMKWSSIEIVILTGAAAATAISFYKINPLAGQLFIPYLAWLSYAAALNFSYFKLNPDSSKAIDAAKND from the exons ATGACGATATTAGACGATCGGAAAATTCAAATAGCAGCTGCCATTATTATCCCTAATCTGGGAGGAATTGTGAACGGTAGAATAACGTCACAAAATTTACCATGGTACGCCACATTAAACAAACCATCGTTTAATCCACCTAATTGGGTATTCGCACCCGTCTGGACGTCTCTGTATGCAGGTATGGGATACGCATCATATCTTGTGTATCGTGACGGTGGAGGATTTTCAGGCAGAGCACAAACTGCCTTGACTCTGTACGGGGCTCATTTGATTCTGAACCATGCATGGACgccaatattttttaaatatcacaGCATGAAATGG AGTTCTATTGAAATTGTCATATTGACTGGGGCCGCGGCTGCTACAGCAATATCATTTTACAAGATCAATCCATTAGCAGGCCAACTTTTCATTCCGTATTTGGCTTGGCTAAGTTATGCTGCTGCATTGAACTTTTcctattttaaattgaatccTGATTCATCCAAGGCTATTGATGCGGCGAAAAACGATTAG